The DNA region TCAATCAATAAACCCCAATTGATGAGGAAGTGCCAAAGAAGCCAACTGAAAATGAAAGAGTGCCCAGTGGCTGGAACAATCTGAGAAAAGCAAATAGCGGTAGCACTACATTCATAacctaaaagaacaaaataaatatccatgaggtCACCTGATATAGATAAATGAATCAATTATCAGAATTGGTCTGCAGGCCAAATCTGGTTCAGGGTCTGTTTCTAAGAATAAAGATTCATTAGGACATATCACACCCACTCACTTATGTACTAACTATGGCTGCTTCATGCTACACAAGCAGTTAGTTGTGTGACAGAAACTGCATGGCCCACAAAGACTAAAATCATTGCTCTCTGGGCCACTGCACAAAGTGTTTGCTGATTCTGAAACAAACAGATGTAGGATAAGAGACAAATATTCCTCATAGAACAATTTgacataataaatgtaaaaagaataAGGGAAATGGAAAAATCACCATTACAGCACCACAGTAATAATTGCTACAAACAAGATCCACAGATGGATGATAAAATTAGTGGGTAAAATCTTAAAGAGAAACAGGATATCTGCATAGCCTGAAAAGATTTTCCCCAACTACCACAGCAGTTTTAACAGATGCCCTCCAATTAAAACCCCTCCCTTTAAGAGGTGAAGTTTAATTCCTCTCCCCTTGAGTAACTGCACTTAAAGAtccctttctaaaaaaaaaaaaaaaaagtatgcaaagaaaaaaagagtaactaTACAGTGCAGAAACCTGGCCCATATCAGTGACCAAGGTTATATCACCTGTGATAAATCGTGTTGCTGTCATATGTAGTCTGATCTGATTCACTGAGAAGGGCACTTTATGCTCTGTGGTATAATCCCCCAAAACCCATACCCTATTGATTAAACATCCAACCTGACAAATCCAACCTGAGGGAACTAACTCTACAACATACTTGACCAGCATTCTAGAAAAGTGTCAAGGTTACAgaatacaaaaagaccaaaatatGGCCATAGACGGGAGGTGACTGAGGAAGAGGAGCGGCTGAGTGCAGTGCGGTGTCCGGGACTGGGTCCTGAAGCAGAAAAAGACACTCATGGAAAACACCGCTGGGCTGCGCTTGGTCGctgtcacgtccgactctgcgaccccacggactgcagccctcctggctcttctgcccatggggactctccaggaaagagtactggagtgggtagccattcccttctccagggggtcttcccaacccagggatcgaacccaggtctcccgcattggaggtggattctttgccgtcagagccaccagtgaagcccaagaatactggagtgggtagcctatccctaaACTAGTGAAATCCTAATAATTTCAAGTACTCATTATATACACTTATTCACTTACtgataaaagttaaaagaaataaaaatatatcaggcAAGATCAAATTTTGTAAAGAATATCAAAAGTAAAATGTGAGGGGCAAAAATGCATTAAATAggaaggaagatttttttaattaaaaaataatactcagTCAGACGGGCGCGGAGACGCTTCTGGAAGTAACATCGCGATGGCTGCCCAAGGAGAACCCCAAGTTCAGTTCAAACTTGTTTTGGTTGGTGATGgtggtactggaaaaactacattcGTGAAGCGTCATCTGACTGGTGAATTTGAGAAGAAGTATGTAGCTACCTTGGGTGTTGAGGTCCATCCTCTTGTGTTCCATACCAACAGAGGACCTATTAAGTTCAATGTATGGGATACAGCTGGTCAGGAGAAATTTGGTGGACTGAGAGATGGCTATTATATACAAGCTCAGTGTGCCATTATAATGTTTGACGTAACATCAAGAGTTACTTACAAGAATGTGCCTAACTGGCATAGAGATCTGGTACGAGTGTGTGAGAACATCCCAATTGTGTTGTGTGGCAACAAAGTGGATATTAAGGACAGAAAGGTTAAGGCAAAGTCAATTGTCTTCCACCGAAAGAAGAATCTTCAGTACTATGACATTTCTGCCAAAAGTAACTACAACTTTGAAAAGCCCTTCCTCTGGCTTGCTAGAAAATTGATTGGAGACCCTAACTTGGAGTTTGTCGCCATGCCTGCTCTTGCCCCGCCAGAGGTGGTCATGGACCCAGCCTTGGCAGCACAGTACGAGCACGATTTAGAGGTTGCTCAGACAACTGCTCTCCCAGATGAAGAAGATAACCTGTGAGAAAGTGAAGCTGGGGCCCAGCGTCAGAAGTCTAGTTTTATAGGCAACTGTCCTGTGATGTCAGTGGTGCAGCGTGTTTGCCACTTTATTATATAGCTAAGCAGAACATGTGCTTAATCTTTGGATGCTGAAGGAGATGGATGGGCTTTGGAGTGAATgtggcagtttaaaaaaaaaaaataccttcattttTTGGACCTGCATATTTAGGTGTTTTGGAACACAGTTGTTTCCTCCTTGAGTCTCAAATATAAGACTGCTATAGTCACATGACAATATTGAGAGGTGGAATCTTGTTTGTTACTGTCATTCCCATTCCTTTTCGTTTAGAATCAGAATAAAGTTGTATttcaaatatctaaaaaaaaataataataataataataataataaatacataatagtCATGAATTTTTCTGTGTCAAATAGCAGATccaaaagtaacttttaaaaattcaacagaaaaCTGGTAGAAATAATTTGAACTGAAAAACTTAATACTTTCAGGCTGCAGATGAAAAATATGGACATAAAGAATCTGATGTATAAATATGATGGTTGATCAAGTAAATATTGCATGTATTTGAATGAACACAAACTTTTAATCGCGTAATTTCTAAACAAAATAAACTTGACAAAATTTCAAGAAAATCATCCATAGAACACATCAAAATcaattaaattctaaaatatcagAGGAAAAATCCTCTAGTGAAGGTCAAAAAAGAAGGTATTTTATGAACTATGATCTCTAAATACACAAAATGCTAATATACTagataacacattttaaaaataagtcccAACcacttataaatgaaataatggccCTAAGTAACCATCAAATAAAGAACTAAGAAAATAACTAcagttacaattaaaaaaaaaaattgaggacgCACATAATCAACAGTTGGGCAGCAGAAAGGAGTTGAACATCCACACTGAGTAATCAGTGGAAGAAAACAAACTCtcctgggaagaaagagaaaggaataaataCCAAAGTAGAAATTAATAAACCAGAAAATGTACAAAAGCTGCACTCATTGACATTCAGAAACTGATTCttaaaataaagagcaaaaaaTGGAAGAGGAGGCAGCCCTGAGGGCTTGTTTCTCCACAGAAACACTGAAAAATCAAGCAAACCATCAGAATCAGTCTTTTTAGAATTCTGGAAAACAAGGTTTGTAACAACCAAACTGAATGCTGAATCAAGAAAAACCCAACTCAAAAATAGTAGGAAagttttttttgtcattttttcacTTACCCTTGCCCCACCCATTCCCCAGCTCAGCAGCAGTCTTGAATAAAGCAACGCACATTCCCAATATAGAACCATGGTCCTTGGTTCCGGAAGGAGCAGAGCAAACCTTTTCTTCAGAGAGTTGTGTTTGTTCTAACCTGTCTAGGGgctatgtgaagaactgacataagcacttgtttttattttgcttgaaaCTTACTCAGGTTGGTAAAACATTTATGCAGACTAATTCTTTCAAAACAACGTAAGCAACTGCATAATCTGCTGCCAACTGGGGAAAAAGAGTACAGTtgagaaaaacaacaaagtaCAAAATCCTGGGAAGAAAAGATGGAGAGTTTTCTTGGGGAGTTAAGGCACTCAAAAAACCCTGACTGTACCAAGAAATTTAGAAAGCTACGCACATTCCCAAGGCAGGATGCATGCTCAGAAAAGACCGAGGGTGGCCCTCAAACTTTCACCTCTGGCTAATCTCTAGGTTTCATGCATGCAGGAAGTGAAGACTAAGGCAGAGTTGTAAGTGGCCTGGCTAAGCATTGAAAATATGTCCCAATACAGAGCCAATCTGaggcttcctttcttccttcttccctccctccctccctcaattcctctcttcttcttttatttctattatttatttacttctcctGGCAACCAAGGAGATCTGTCACAACTAGCTTAACACATGCTAAAGGAACAGAGATTTCATAGATCATCCATGATGAAGAATACATACTTTATAAAAACTGTTTAGAAAAGCCTCTAAACAAATAGCAATAGTCCACAATGAGCAACAAAACAAATCCTTAGAAGTGAGGAAAGCCTAATTTCCAGAGTTACCACATTATAATACTCAAACTGTCTATTCTTCaacaaaaattatgaaacattcaaagaaacaagaaatatgaCCATTCACAAACTAAATTAACAGAAATTTTCcccaagaaaggaaagatattggaATCACCAGACAAAGACTTTGCATCAACAGTCTTAAGTGGCTCAAAGAGGTAGAGAAAACTATGGACAAAGAGTTAAACTAAGCCAGGACAGCAATGGctcaacaaatagaaaaataaaaaaagacacaaaacataaaaaaaacaacctaagaAATCTGGGAGACAAAAAGCACAATAACATTAATGAAAAATTCATTAGAGAGTTTCAGTAGAGAATGTGTACAAGCAGAAGAAATAGTTGGCAAATTTAAAGATAATTCAATTTAAACTGTCCAGGCTGagcacaaatgaaaaaaataaaggaaaataaacacagcCCAAGAAGCCTGTGGAACATAATTAAGAGTAACAACATGCATACATAATGGGAGTTCCATAAGGAAATTCCAGCTCACTGCTTTTCAacaagaagaacaacaaaaatccagACAAACCCATGTTCATAACTTGCCTAGAACTCACCACAGAACAGATATTGAGGGAAAAACAACTTAGCCCCAAATCTCAGGTGTTTGTAGAAAGAGACTGAATTTGATTCACCTCAAGTGATGCCACTAGACACCAGCTCTAATGGAAAAGATGAACAATGCAAGATCAGAGAAAAAAACTCAGTGGAGAGAAGGAAATTACAAGACATAATCAAGCAAAGTGctagaaatcaacaaaataataAGAGATCAGATAGACTGATCAATAGATTTAACATAGCTGAAGGAGGAAATCAGAAAACTTGAAGGTGGGTCAATAGGAATTAACCAAATtagaacacaaaggaaaaaagtagggaaaaaaacAGGGCATCTAAGagctatgaaagtaaaagtgaaagtgaagttgctcagtcatgtctgactctttgcgaccctgtggactgtagcccaccaggctcctccatccatgggactctccagccaAGTATACTGGAGGGAGTGCTATAGAATGATATAAAATAGTCTGACACACATGTCAGGGGAAtcccagaggaaaagaaagggtaaataggcagaagaaatatttgaaaaatgaagagcCAAAGTTTTTCAAACTTGATGAGAGTATCAAACCACTAATCCAACAGTTCAGAAAACACTGAGTGCCATAAATACTACCCCCTCCATacccaaaagaaaacaatataataCAAGGCAATATGCCAACTTGTATCATATTGAAACTGCAAAAAAAATGCAATCAGAAAGTCTTGCAATCAGTACAAAAGACACATATTTCATACCAAGGAACAAAAATAAGCATTAcagtaaagaaaagtaaaagttcagcatgtccgactctttgtgaccccatggactgtagcccaccaggctcctttgtccctgggactttccagaatactggactaggttgcatttccttctccaggaaatcttcccaacccaggatcaaacctgggtctcctgcattgcaggcaaattctttaccatctgagccatttcATAGACTTCTTATCAAAAACCATGCATGATAGCACAGTAAAATAACATCTTAAAGGTGATGAAAGAAAAACGATAGTCAATCAAGAACCTGATACCCAGCCAAAGTAtctttcaaagatgaaaaaggaagaatttatcagaaaaaaactAAGGGAATTAATCTCCAGCAGACCTATTctacaaaaaatgttaaaggaattTCTCAGATAGAAGGAATATAATAACTAGACAGAAACTTGGATCTACACAAAGAAATACAGAGCCCTGGAAATAggatacatgaaaataaattccTTACCTTGAATTGCTCTAAAGTTAAATGACTATCTCAAGTAAAAAGAGCAGCAATGCATTGTGTGTTCATGGCATATGTACAAGTAATATGTATGACAATGATAGGACAAAGGTAGAAGGAAATTAAGAATATCTTAATGATTGCAGTCATTAAAGTGCAATGAAGCAGTATAAGTTATATAAAAGTAAACTGAGTAAAGACATGTAATGCAAACTTTAGTGCAAttagttttataaataaacaagatataaataattgccaaagaattgatgcttttgaaccgtggtgtgggagaagactcttgagagtcccttggactgcaaggagatccaaccagtccatcctaaaggagatcagtcctgaatattcattggaaggactgatgctgaagctgaaactccaatactttggccacctgatgcaaagaactaactcattggaaaagaccttgatgctgggaaagattgaaggcaggagaaggggacgacagaggatgagatggttacatggcatcaccaactcaatggacatgagtttgggtaaactcctggagttggtgatggacagggaggcctagcgtgttgcagtccatggggtcgcaaagagttggacacaactgagcgactgaactgaactgataaataatTGCAGAGATAAAAAGAATCATGACAatatcaaaatggattaaagatctaaatgtcagaccagaaactataaaactcctagaggagaacataggcaaaacactctccaacataaatcacagcaagatcctctatgacccacctcccagaatattggaaataaaagcaaaactaaacaaatgggatctaatgaaacttaaaagcttttgcactacaaaggaaactataagtaaggtgaaaagacagccctcagattgggagaaaataatagcaaatgaagcaacagacaaaggattaatctcaaaaatatacaagcaactcctgcagctcaattccagaaaaataaatgacccaatcaaaaaatgggccagagaactaaacagacatttctccaaagaagacatacagatggctaacaaacacatgaaaaggtgctcaacatcactcatcattagagaaatgcaaatcaaaaccacaatgaggtaccattacacgccagtcaggatggctgctatccaaaagtctacaagcaataaatgctggagaaggtgtggagaaaagggaaccctcttacactgttggtgggaatgcaaactagtacagctactatggagaacactgtggagattccttaaaaaactggaaatagaactgccatatgacccagcaatcctacttctgggcatacacactgaggaaaccagatctgaaagagacacgtgcaccccaatgttcatcgcagcactgtttataatagccaggacatggaagcaacctagatgcccatcagcagatgaatggataaggaagctgtggtacatatacaccatggaatattactcagccgtcaaaaagaattcatttgaatcagtcctaatgagatggatgaaactggagcccattatacagagtgaagtaagccagaaagataaagaacattacagcatactaacacatatatatggaatttagaaagatggtaacgataaccctatatgcaaaacagaaaaagagacacagaaatacagaacagacttttgaactctgtgggagaaggtgagggtgggatgtttcaaaagaacagcatgtatactatctatggtgaaacagatcaccagcccaggtgggatgcatgagacaagtgctcgggcctggtgcactgggaagatccagaggaatcaggtggagagggaggtgggaggggggattgggatggggaataagtgtaaatctatggctgattcatatcaatgtatgacaaaacccactgaaatgttgtgaagtaattagcctccaactaataaaaaaatttaaaaaaaaaaatctatgagaaaaaaaaaaaaaaaaaagaatcatgacaAATGCtaaaacttttttgaaaattttaacccaaaagaaggcagaaaagtgAAACAATGGATTAGGTGAacataaaataacaatattttaatagttatatAAGTAATTACATCAATGCAAAGGccataaaatcaaattaaaagacaatattgaatttgattttaaaaagtgagactCCACTATATGTTGTTTCTAAGTAATCTACTTTTAATCTATGTCTTTAGATTAAAAGATATATATTGATAAGAATGATAAGAATGTATGAGAAtgataagaatatatattatgAATTAACAAGGCTTGAGAGTTATATAATATCAAACAAGTAGAGTTCCAAACAAAGAATATTGCTAGAGACAAACAGGAACATCACATAAGAGTCAATTCTCCAAGAATATATAACAATACAAAAGATTTATACACTTAACAGCAGTTACAAATATGCaaagcaaaaaacagaaaactggaaGAATTAGACAAATACACTATTatagttggagacttcaataTTGCTCTCAGTAATTAACAgaataagaaaagatgaaatCAATATGGATACCAAATTCCTCAAAAACACTATGAATCACTTTGACTTAACTGACATTTATAAGAAAAAACTCACACAAAATATACATTCCTTTCAAGGGCACGTGGAACATTTACCATACTTTAGGCCATAAAGCAAAccttaaaaagttcaaaagaatgaaaatcatgCAAACTATGTCCTCATAACAAAATTAAACCACAAATTAACTAAAATATATCTGGAAAATCTCACCcctaatatttggaaattaaagcaCCCACTTCTAAATTATTTCATGGGTTAAATAAGTCTCAAGAGAAGTTATAAAACATTGCaaattaaataaacatgaaattaatGCAACGTATCAAAATTCGTAGGAAGCAGGTAAAATAGTGTTCAAAAGGCAATTTATACCATCACAACCTGTTATAAGCAGAAAACAAAGAcctaaaataaataacctaagcttacaccttaagaaactagaaagaaGAGCGAATTAAACTCAAAGCTAACATAaggaaaagtaataataataaaggtaggaatagaaataaaggaaattaaaaacagTAACATTACAGACAGTATCAATAAAATCAAAAGCTCATTCTTTTAGAGaatgataaaattgataaacttctaGCCAGACATAACAGCAAAAAAAAGTAACCTATAATAGGAATGAAAGAGTGGACATACAGAGACCCTCAGATAAACATTTAGAGCtgccctgatggttcagatggtaaagaatctgccaacaatcCCGGAggtcccaggttcgatccccaggtcaggaagataccctggaggagggattggctggctacccactgcagtatttttgcatggagaagtccatggacagaggagcctggcggactacataTCCCCAAcatttaaggacttccctggtggctcagatggtaaggaatctccctgcaatgcgggagacccaggttcaatctctgagttggaaagatcccctggagaagggaatggctacccactccaggattcttgcctggagaaccccatggacagaggagcctggtgggctacagtccatggggtcgcaaagagtaggacacaattgagcaacgaacactttcactactttggTGATGATCCATGGTCGCCAAGGGCTAGGGAGGGAAAAATGAACAGGTGGCACACAgggaatttttagggcagtgaaacgaCTCTGTATGATGATG from Cervus elaphus chromosome 4, mCerEla1.1, whole genome shotgun sequence includes:
- the LOC122691546 gene encoding GTP-binding nuclear protein Ran-like; translated protein: MAAQGEPQVQFKLVLVGDGGTGKTTFVKRHLTGEFEKKYVATLGVEVHPLVFHTNRGPIKFNVWDTAGQEKFGGLRDGYYIQAQCAIIMFDVTSRVTYKNVPNWHRDLVRVCENIPIVLCGNKVDIKDRKVKAKSIVFHRKKNLQYYDISAKSNYNFEKPFLWLARKLIGDPNLEFVAMPALAPPEVVMDPALAAQYEHDLEVAQTTALPDEEDNL